Proteins encoded by one window of Phoenix dactylifera cultivar Barhee BC4 unplaced genomic scaffold, palm_55x_up_171113_PBpolish2nd_filt_p 000121F, whole genome shotgun sequence:
- the LOC103713504 gene encoding mitogen-activated protein kinase kinase kinase 7-like, which produces MEQFRQIGEVLGSLKALMVFRDEIHMNRRQCCLLVDAFNAAFEGIGDEIRHHLKFEEKVTKWKALEQPFKELHRIFREGEQYIRQCLEPKDWWGKAIALSQSTDCVEFHLHNLLWCIPVVLEAIERVGEMSGSDHEEIHKKRVVFSKKYEREWMEPKLFQHKFGKLYLVSQDVCSRLDSAWKEDRWILSEMIEEKRSSGLKLMTKQEQRLAELLMGPKGKLFATSVLVGSQDYYQVKRRFGSSNYKEVQWMGESFAVKHVIGEIEPLMNEISLLTSINHPNVMHCMYSFYDEEKKEGFLVLDLMSKDLSDHIKEICSSRRRIPFPLLVAVDVMLQIARGMEYLHSRKIHHGDLNPSNVLVRTRSYSPDGYLHVKITGFGLSPLKKSKVSANQSATMNSCIWCAPEVLLEQDLSGEAGSSKYTEKADVYSFGMICFELLTGKIPFEDNHLQGDKMSKNIRAGERPLFPFQCPKYLTSLTKRCWHANPSQRPSFSSLCRVLRYTKRFLIMNPNHDQPDPVVPPVDYFDIETSLSKRFTNWARKETIQVSEIPFQMYAYRVIEREKTSLNVKDKSSESGSEEASICEDENAFGTILTEDVLSPTIGSVRLLSQVTPDSNKKTLAKKANGRVIRQIGQHQKGKIVKPPQPSCGRGLRMSSESQMPTIAISPGRRTSGHVSD; this is translated from the coding sequence ATGGAGCAGTTTCGGCAGATTGGTGAAGTCCTGGGAAGCCTCAAAGCTCTGATGGTGTTCCGGGACGAGATACACATGAACCGGCGCCAGTGCTGCCTTCTGGTGGATGCCTTCAATGCTGCCTTTGAGGGGATTGGCGATGAGATCCGGCACCACCTGAAATTCGAGGAGAAGGTCACCAAGTGGAAGGCCCTCGAGCAACCCTTCAAGGAGCTCCACCGGATCTTCAGGGAGGGGGAGCAATACATCAGGCAGTGCCTCGAGCCCAAGGACTGGTGGGGGAAAGCAATTGCCCTCAGTCAGAGCACTGATTGTGTCGAATTCCATCTCCACAACTTGCTATGGTGCATCCCTGTTGTGCTCGAGGCGATCGAGAGAGTCGGAGAAATGTCAGGGTCAGATCATGAAGAGATCCACAAGAAGAGGGTGGTGTTCTCGAAGAAGTACGAGAGAGAGTGGATGGAGCCGAAGCTCTTTCAGCACAAGTTTGGAAAATTGTACCTGGTTTCACAGGACGTGTGTAGTAGGTTGGACAGTGCATGGAAAGAGGATAGGTGGATTTTATCTGAAATgatagaggagaagaggagttcAGGGTTGAAACTGATGACAAAGCAAGAGCAGCGGCTCGCAGAGCTACTGATGGGTCCAAAAGGGAAGCTTTTCGCAACCTCGGTCCTTGTGGGATCGCAGGACTACTACCAAGTGAAGAGGCGATTCGGGTCAAGCAACTACAAGGAAGTCCAGTGGATGGGGGAGAGTTTTGCTGTGAAGCATGTCATTGGAGAGATTGAGCCACTAATGAATGAGATCTCTCTCTTGACATCGATCAACCACCCAAATGTGATGCATTGTATGTACTCATTCTAcgatgaagagaagaaagagggattTCTAGTTTTGGATCTCATGAGCAAGGATCTCTCCGATCATATCAAAGAGATTTGTAGCTCTAGGAGAAGAATCCCCTTCCCTCTGCTGGTGGCAGTGGACGTAATGCTTCAGATTGCAAGAGGAATGGAGTACCTGCATTCAAGAAAAATACACCATGGGGACTTGAACCCTTCCAATGTCTTAGTTAGGACAAGGAGTTACTCTCCTGATGGTTATTTGCATGTAAAGATTACTGGATTTGGTCTGTCACCTTTGAAGAAGTCAAAAGTTTCAGCAAACCAATCAGCTACCATGAATTCATGTATCTGGTGTGCCCCAGAGGTTCTCTTAGAGCAGGACCTGTCAGGGGAAGCTGGTAGTAGTAAGTACACAGAGAAAGCAGATGTTTATAGCTTTGGAATGATATGCTTCGAGTTGCTGACAGGAAAAATTCCTTTTGAAGACAATCATCTTCAGGGGGATAAGATGAGCAAGAACATAAGGGCGGGTGAAAGGCCACTGTTTCCATTTCAATGTCCAAAGTATCTCACCAGCCTAACAAAAAGATGCTGGCACGCCAATCCCTCTCAACGGCCAAGCTTCTCTTCTCTTTGTAGAGTGCTCCGTTACACCAAGCGCTTTCTAATTATGAACCCCAATCATGACCAGCCTGATCCAGTGGTACCTCCAGTGGATTACTTTGATATTGAAACGAGTCTATCAAAGAGATTCACAAACTGGGCAAGAAAAGAAACCATCCAGGTCTCAGAAATTCCTTTTCAGATGTATGCCTATAGGGTTATAGAGAGGGAGAAAACTAGTCTTAATGTCAAGGATAAAAGTTCGGAATCGGGAAGCGAGGAGGCATCGATTTGTGAAGATGAGAATGCATTCGGTACAATTCTCACAGAAGATGTCTTGTCCCCCACTATAGGTTCCGTGAGGTTGTTATCTCAGGTGACTCCTGACTCCAACAAGAAGACATTAGCGAAGAAAGCCAATGGAAGGGTCATCAGGCAAATT